From Podospora bellae-mahoneyi strain CBS 112042 chromosome 3, whole genome shotgun sequence, the proteins below share one genomic window:
- a CDS encoding hypothetical protein (EggNog:ENOG503Q4V7; COG:K) — protein MVDQHQHTQQQFAPPTYASLEVPFAPPVHRNALPETRIAEPGPKKGKRKSNAAEGDANGTTDSPKEKKQRISRSCDQCHGKRMKCSGFKPCNNCTKRDRACTYDRPYIRGIAKTPPPPPADGQARNLAQPVDEFGREVRDRSWALRACDLCRTQKVSCSGKLPCENCFNSRVACTFKLRAKQRDSMPPGEGGEEGEGEGEASEAEADETELQENDSTEYGGTFAVRRIPLQDHENYMLTNRYADPETPPLAFLHKAWERMARYQKIPTSYGQEYGVPGDLVMPPSDQPFDTTLPLAFPESPAKWFEMLNAFQNGWTETFHFLHRPTVKSWLERVWKNWTANSPLEKDLGPAKATIALMCMSIGTMFYDRPWREAIRQKMWDRLWTLNMGDQLFLATIRLTDSEPGPPKLESIQARLLQVLYLLCTCRLSQAWYIFGNAVHMLTQLGLHRRRGRNRGLGRDMTVNPDYAKIQCERRTFWTAYIIDKEISLMSGRPCHFSNEAVDQEFPDPVNDEDMGPEGPFRPHLGDCYLEAGTEQAKLNQIIDKIMRDVYTLREIPDDWRLESATRLGNELEQWKEQLPFMMCHLKPSMLHTIFRRQSTLLTLAHCHAAILVYRPFMTAPYSADAEKKQAADSAVRKLLDAARIALNMCLALARDQEKRDKSHFQSIFFAHHVCFCAAAVIFLLPHIRTRQAMYGGTHFRGYGKMDSLLTETAEKAIGALLKQTNRYSPSRRWAIILEELRDEAARQVTGAGRTPAEQSQAQAQVAGQGQGGSDDADAQSPNEQLLEDALRAHWEADLARHALSNHPPAEVAEPPPPPLVYRLWDKWKTTDWIDLDSAAFGPISNFEPLPPPPPPPPPPPPQPAPQPGQQSANEPAQPPPQPAPQQGPVQNTVQ, from the exons ATGGTCGATCAGCACCAACATACCCAGCAGCAGTTTGCTCCACCCACCTATGCCTCGCTCGAGGTGCCCTTTGCGCCCCCTGTCCACCGCAATGCCCTGCCAGAAACACGCATTGCCGAGCCTGGTCCGAAGAAGGGCAAGCGAAAGTCCAACGCTGCCGAAGGAGATGCCAATGGGACGACAGACTCTcccaaggaaaagaagcagCGCATCTCCCGCTCCTGTGATCAATGCCATGGCAAGCGTATGAAATGCAGTGGCTTCAAGCCATGCAACAACTGCACCAAGCGTGACAGGGCGTGTACCTATGACAGACCCTATATCAGGGGCATTGCAAagacaccaccccctcctcccgccgaTGGCCAAGCCCGTAACCTCGCCCAGCCAGTTGACgagtttgggagggaagTCCGTGACAGAAGCTGGGCTCTACGTGCCTGTGATCTCTGTCGAACTCAAAAGGTGTCTTGCTCGGGCAAGCTACCATGCGAGAACTGCTTCAACAGCCGTGTTGCATGTACCTTCAAGCTACGTGCAAAACAACGAGACTCGATGCCACcgggcgagggcggtgaggaaggcgaaggcgagggtgaggccTCAGAAGCAGAGGCTGATGAAACAGAGCTGCAGGAGAACGACTCTACTGAATATGGAGGTACATTCGCAGTCAGGCGCATTCCACTTCAGGATCACGAGAACTACATGCTCACAAATCGATATGCGGATCCCGAGACACCACCGCTGGCTTTTCTTCACAAAgcctgggagaggatggcccGCTACCAGAAAATACCCACTAGCTACGGACAAGAATATGGTGTTCCTGGCGACCTCGTCATGCCGCCTAGTGACCAGCCTTTCGACACTACGTTGCCGCTGGCTTTTCCTGAGAGTCCGGCCAAATGGTTCGAGATGCTCAACGCTTTTCAGAACGGCTGGACCGAGACCTTTCACTTTCTACACCGGCCCACCGTCAAGTCCTGGTTGGAAAGGGTATGGAAGAACTGGACTGCAAACTCACCCCTGGAGAAGGATCTCGGCCCGGCCAAAGCCACCATTGCGCTCATGTGCATGTCTATTGGCACAATGTTTTACGACCGACCATGGCGAGAAGCCATTAGACAAAAGATGTGGGATCGTCTCTGGACGCTCAACATGGGAGACCAACTGTTCCTGGCAACCATTCGTCTCACAGACTCTGAGCCGGGCCCACCAAAGCTGGAATCCATCCAAGCTCGTCTCCTCCAGGTCCTGTATCTCCTTTGCACATGTCGACTGAGCCAAGCTTGGTATATCTTTGGTAATGCCGTCCACATGCTGACTCAGCTCGGCCTCCATCGCAGACGAGGCCGAAATCGAGGCCTGGGTCGGGATATGACAGTCAACCCAGATTACGCAAAGATCCAGTGCGAGAGGCGCACGTTTTGGACCGCCTACATCATTGACAAGGAGATTTCGTTGATGTCTGGAAGGCCCTGCCATTTTTCCAATGAAGCAGTTGACCAGGAGTTCCCGGATCCTGTCAACGACGAAGATATGGGTCCCGAAGGCCCTTTCCGGCCACACCTGGGCGACTGCTACTTGGAGGCTGGCACTGAGCAGGCCAAGTTGAACCAGATCATCGATAAGATTATGCGAGACGTGTACACGCTTCGCGAGATACCCGATGActggaggttggagagcgCTACACGACTAGGGAACGAGTTGGAACAGTGGAAAGAGCAGCTACCCTTCATGATGTGCCATCTCAAGCCTTCCATGTTGCACACCATTTTCCGTCGACAGTCCACTCTCTTGACCCTGGCTCATTGCCACGCCGCCATTCTCGTCTATCGCCCATTCATGACAGCACCATACTCGGCCGATGCCGAAAAGAAACAGGCTGCCGATTCTGCTGTGCGCAAACTGCTTGACGCCGCTCGTATAGCTTTGAATATGTGCCTCGCATTGGCTAGAGATCAGGAGAAGAGGGACAAGAGCCACTTCCAGTCCATTTTCTTCGCGCACCACGTCTGCTTCTGCGCAGCCGCCGTTAttttccttctcccgcaCATCCGAACTCGGCAAGCCATGTACGGAGGCACTCACTTTAGGGGATACGGCAAGATGGATTCCTTACTCACCGAGACCGCAGAAAAGGCCATTGGCGCGCTCttgaaacaaacaaatcGCTATTCCCCCTCGCGTAGATGGGCCATCATCTTGGAAGAGCTTCGAGATGAGGCGGCTCGCCAAGTGACTGGGGCTGGACGAACGCCGGCGGAACAGAGTCAGGCCCAGGCTCAGGTTGCAGGGCAAGGCCAGGGGGGCAGTGATGATGCGGATGCCCAATCTCCCAATGAACAACTCTTGGAAGATGCATTACGTGCCCACTGGGAAGCTGATTTGGCCCGTCATGCTCTCTCGAATCATCCACCTGCTGAAGTTGCTgaaccaccgcctcccccattGGTATACCGTCTGTGGGACAAATGGAAGACGACCGATTGGATTGATCTTGATTCTGCG GCGTTTGGGCCGATTTCCAATTTTGAGcctctacctcctcctcctcctcctcctccccctcctc caCCACAGCCTGCACCTCAACCAGGACAGCAGTCAGCAAACGAGCCAgcgcaaccaccaccccagccagcaccacaacAAGGCCCCGTTCAGAACACAGTTCAGTAA
- a CDS encoding hypothetical protein (EggNog:ENOG503NYKY): MTETATASHGRLGRRRPFSTLMKKLANLKSSSNGEGHRHTKDSAKLRPSKNNNPYPESGRLPPATTNRESQYTESTDPSRRSFSIVSGDQNASVRISDEGQPPPTVGARSMAPTVSTEHETSRSMTATSRGVPSITNTTYTVNGRRGGDSTFSSPAPSVRSLTTTLTTIQTAAPNTAGGGAQNTTPASNGNQSNSHVIHFNQPFPTASPASAIPAHLATAGANSTTGHPTTYHTATANNLLTDNASILTLASSSKRGRRRSFDTDASVRALAPSSLWGGSRESLPLSVLSANLENPGIPTTPGLHRTGTGGVGGERASIYSATTGNFGVSSERNSFYAKQGLGSVVGGDRDTASVRSGLLGHGRAESINGSIGFGRGDSAVAAAPSPLTSAREVQGYVEEEGGSGSTGAGTTKE, encoded by the exons ATGACGGAGACTGCGACTGCTTCTCATG GTCGATTAGGTCGACGACGGCCGTTCTCCACGTTGATGAAGAAACTGGCCAATTTGAAATCTTCATCCAATGGTGAGGGTCACCGACACACAAAAGACAGCGCAAAGCTGCGCCCATccaagaacaacaacccatACCCCGAGTCCGGTCGCCTTCCGCCTGCTACGACGAATAGAGAGAGCCAGTACACAGAATCCACGGATCCTAGCAGAAGATCATTCAGCATTGTGTCGGGCGATCAAAATGCTTCAGTCAGAATATCCGACGAGgggcaaccaccacccacagtGGGAGCTCGCTCCATGGCACCAACCGTGTCGACCGAGCACGAGACATCACGATCAATGACGGCGACGTCGCGCGGAGTAccatcaatcaccaacaCAACCTACACCGTGAACGGCCGGCGAGGCGGCGATAGCACCTTCTCATCCCCGGCGCCTTCCGTCAGGTCCTTAACCACAACCCTCACAACAATCCAAACCGCGGCGCCAAACACGGCCGGCGGTGGCGCCCAAAACACAACCCCAGCCAGCAACGGCAACCAATCCAACTCGCACGTCATTCACTTCAATCAGCCCTTTCCgaccgcctcccccgcctccgcTATCCCCGCCCACCTCGCAACCGCCGGCGCCAATTCCACCACGGGCCACCCGACAACCTATCACACCGCCACAGCTAACAACCTGCTCACCGACAACGCTTCCATCCTCACActtgcctcctcctccaagcgcGGCCGCCGCCGTTCATTTGACACAGACGCCTCGGTGCGGGCGCTGGCTCCTTCGTCTCTGTGGGGAGGAAGCAGGGAATCCCTGCCATTGAGCGTGCTAAGCGCCAACTTGGAAAATCCCggcatccccaccaccccgggGCTCCACAGGACTGGGACCGGTGGGGTCGGAGGTGAGCGGGCGAGCATCTACAGTGCCACGACGGGGAATTTCGGGGTGAGCAGTGAGAGGAATAGCTTTTATGCGAAGCAGGGCCTTGGGAGTgtagttggtggtgataggGATACTGCCAGTGTGAGGAGCGGGCTGTTGGGACatgggagggcggagagTATCAATGGGAGTattgggtttgggaggggggatagtGCTGTGGCCGCGGCACCGAGTCCGTTGACGAGTGCGAGGGAGGTGCAGGGGtatgttgaagaggagggggggagtgggagcaCTGGGGCTGGGACTACCAAGGAGTAA
- the MLH3 gene encoding DNA mismatch repair protein (COG:L; EggNog:ENOG503NZFP), producing MSIQQLPGDVVAQIKSSIIITSLNTAVYGLLRNSLDARSTKINISVDYGRGSCSVEDNGVGIPPSNFREGGGLGQLHYTSKYPPSADCHGKHGEFLASLGALSLLTVTSHHRDYRSHNSLTIHKSNVVTRNVPALPEQRILGFSSGTRVAVRDLFGYLPVRVKQRATEVERLGTSRYFDQLIHEAVALLLAWPGEVAVNLQDSIARRTVSLQTSPLADIEKHHLLSARDVLLRTPKLLLAASLLDQENPKSWVSIGATAPGITVRGCVSLEPAATKRVQFIALGIQPSLNEGHSNFLYDEVNNVFANSSFGTIEEAGVDDDGCPQKMAGFTRKELKPRKGVDRWPMFFLQIILEHELGSVDADDFLDESRPNLSIIVDLLQVMAYEFLKKHMFRPRSVHAIKQLKTGTVSGSDFAFETNRKSASQLPVARSASRLSVRTKASRKSTTRDTETRSASPFSSWPKTKHVVQPQTELKRAASLPMGRTSSGTSLAGCSNAISDDSEIVEKPHDPVADTSAEPMIWIDPVTKIKSIIDPRTGFAMRPKPGSNKRPSLDRRRSSTALRDWKPSTNTRGRSFFLPTERPIPRLPQESDTLGCEGGEHGCHGLGVITLENSNNSVSTALEGRISKDTLRKAEVVNQVDEKFVLVKVFNQAGTVHRRDLVDSPLLVIIDQHAADERYRVEALLKEYFVPDPDDGRSLVAARTHLDKKLFFDLSRQEGELLVRFKRHFAYWGVIYDVTTQDQASRVTVEVQALPPSIVERCRLDPRLLVELLRNEIWKLHENPSKQAGIVPRLPIGDEADHQWFSRFHNCPEGIIELIHSRACRSSIMFNDVLTKEQCFQLVQKLATCAFPFQCAHGRPSMVPLVHLGPSSSVGSFGMAREKNGKKRLLCDIRKWKDSVGRANQT from the exons ATGTCGATACAGCAACTTCCCGGGGACGTTGTTGCTCAAATCAAATCATCCATTATCATTACCTCGCTGAACACTGCCGTCTATGGTCTGCTTCGAAATTCTTTGGATGCCAGATCTACGAAGATCAACATCTCAGTTGACTATGGGCGTGGAAGCTGCTCTGTCGAAGACAACGGTGTTGGCATTCCTCCATCCAATTTtcgggagggtgggggacTAGGCCAACTGCACT ATACCTCAAAATACCCGCCGTCCGCAGACTGTCACGGCAAACATGGCGAGTTCCTGGCATCTCTAGgcgctctctctctgttgACCGTCACGTCACATCACCGTGATTACCGGTCACACAACTCGCTTACCATACACAAGTCCAACGTGGTGACACGGAATGTTCCAGCCCTGCCTGAGCAGCGCATATTGGGCTTTTCCAGCGGGACTCGTGTTGCCGTCCGTGATCTTTTCGGCTACCTGCCTGTCCGCGTCAAGCAAAGAGCTACAGAAGTGGAGCGACTGGGCACAAGTAGGTATTTCGACCAGTTGATCCACGAAGCCGTTGCTCTTCTGCTTGCTTGGCCAGGCGAGGTGGCTGTAAATCTCCAGGATTCGATTGCTCGAAGAACAGTGTCTCTCCAGACATCTCCACTTGCTGATATCGAGAAACACCATTTACTGTCAGCTCGGGATGTTCTTTTGCGAACAcccaagcttcttcttgcagcGTCCTTGTTGGACCAAGAGAATCCGAAGTCGTGGGTCTCGATTGGTGCCACTGCCCCAGGCATTACCGTGAGAGGCTGCGTGTCACTGGAACCAGCAGCTACGAAGAGAGTGCAGTTCATCGCTCTCGGCATCCAGCCATCCCTCAACGAAGGTCACTCAAACTTCCTCTACGATGAAGTCAACAACGTATTTGCCAACTCCAGCTTCGGTACCATCGAAGAAGCTGGCGTTGATGACGACGGTTGTCCACAGAAGATGGCTGGCTTCACCCGCAAAGAGCTGAAGCCAAGAAAAGGCGTGGACCGATGGCCCATGTTCTTTCTCCAGATCATATTAGAGCACGAGTTGGGTTCTGTGGATGCGGATGACTTTCTAGATGAAAGCCGGCCGAATCTCTCCATCATTGTTGACCTGCTTCAAGTGATGGCATATGAGTTCTTGAAGAAGCACATGTTTCGACCAAGGTCTGTTCACGCCATTAAGCAGCTCAAAACTGGAACGGTCTCTGGTTCTGATTTTGCTTTCGAGACGAACCGAAAATCAGCTTCGCAGCTGCCGGTAGCCAGGTCTGCTTCGAGACTAAGTGTTCGCACAAAGGCTTCAAGGAAGTCGACCACACGGGACACCGAGACACGCTCTGCATCACCATTTTCATCATGGCCCAAAACCAAGCATGTCGTCCAGCCACAAACTGAACTCAAGAGAGCAGCGTCATTGCCTATGGGTCGCACCTCGAGTGGCACGTCTCTAGCCGGCTGTTCCAATGCCATCTCGGATGATTCAGAGATAGTTGAAAAGCCGCATGATCCAGTCGCAGATACATCTGCTGAGCCAATGATCTGGATTGACCCTGTTACCAAAATCAAGTCGATAATTGATCCACGGACTGGTTTTGCGATGAGACCCAAACCAGGTTCCAATAAAAGGCCGAGCCTTGAtcggagaagaagctcaacagCGCTCAGGGACTGGAAACCTAGCACAAACACCCGGGGCCGGTCCTTTTTCCTGCCAACGGAACGGCCCATCCCTAGGCTACCCCAGGAATCAGACACGCTTGGCTGCGAAGGAGGTGAACATGGCTGCCATGGGCTTGGGGTAATTACCCTCGAGAACAGCAATAACAGTGTTTCGACTGCTCTGGAAGGGAGAATATCCAAAGACACGCTACGAAAAGCCGAAGTGGTGAATCAAGTGGATGAAAAGTTTGTGTTGGTGAAAGTCTTCAACCAGGCTGGAACAGTCCACAGGAGAGATCTCGTCGATTCTCCGCTGCTGGTAATCATAGACCAACATGCCGCTGACGAGCGTTACCGGGTTGAAGCTCTGCTGAAAGAGTACTTCGTGCCGGACCCAGATGACGGCAGGAGCTTGGTGGCAGCCAGAACACATTTGGACAAGAAGTTGTTCTTTGACTTGTCTAGGCAAGAAGGAGAGCTGCTTGTGAGGTTCAAAAGACATTTTGCTTATTGGGGTGTTATCTACGACGTGACAACTCAAGACCAGGCATCGAGGGTCACGGTGGAAGTTCAGGCCTTGCCGCCCAGTATAGTGGAACGGTGCCGTCTTGATCCCAGGCTTCTTGTTGAACTGCTCCGGAATGAGATCTGGAAGCTGCATGAAAACCCCAGCAAACAGGCTGGCATCGTGCCACGGCTCCCGATCGGTGACGAGGCCGATCATCAGTGGTTCTCCAGGTTCCACAACTGTCCAGAGGGAATCATTGAGTTGATCCACTCCAGGGCTTGCCGAA GCAGTATCATGTTCAATGACGTCCTGACCAAGGAGCAATGCTTTCAGCTTGTGCAGAAACTGGCTACATGCGCCTTCCCGTTCCAATGTGCCCACGGCAGGCCGTCGATGGTGCCTCTGGTGCATCTCGGGCCGAGCAGCAGTGTCGGGTCTTTCGGCATGGCCAGGGAAAAGAATGGGAAGAAACGGCTGTTGTGTGATATCCGGAAGTGGAAGGACAGTGTGGGAAGGGCGAATCAGACCTGA
- the VPS11 gene encoding Vacuolar protein sorting-associated protein 11 (BUSCO:EOG09260FZZ; COG:O; EggNog:ENOG503NV9U) codes for MALTWRSFDFFESTPITPSDPTSRSFFDNPSHFSQSIASVCSGSESLFLGGFDGTVRIIGPNFKILREFTAYDNGSSVTHMRQVEGTSLLVTIGEGGTGEDLEPGQPVVRVWSLDKVNKKDGNPGLLSSVVVNNGKRPFPISAFTATDDLTQLAVGFANGAVVVVRGDLIHDLGTKQRVIYESDEPITGVEMHVDGGVGLTTLFVATTARVLKVVISGKGHGQPPKTVEDEGCGVGCMVVDKRTGEIVVAREDAVYYYTLEGRGPPTAYEGAKKLVAVYGDYVAVVSPPTPAGEADTTRRRFWGGAADSIYTFTLIHPELRIIAHSETVLADVKHIFALWGDLYMLTLDGKIFRYHEKTLQQRLDMLYQRNLYTLAVDLAQKCGMDAQQQNIIYRKYGDYLYQKGNYDEAMTQYIKAIDSTEPSQVIRKFLDTQRIHNLIEYLEELHEHHRATSDHTTLLLNCYAKLKDIDKLEKFIKSEGDLKFDLDTAISMCRQGGYYEQAAYLAKKHGEHDLVVDILIEDSHAYNEALDFIWHLDPETAHPCLMKYARVLIEHCPTDATQLFIDYHTGKYKPRVDAPITAEAAPVTTNGGFAAGAANAVSNLSSLLPLPYMNTAVLASNNNANAKPTVGDMSLKQESIAIKYTPPKPRTAFSSFIDHPDEFIVFLEACLQDDALSKEDKTDIYTTLFEMYLHKSNEKKSDAHREKWEAKAKSLIEADKSLPATQEKPQIENSNVLLLSHLSNFRDGTTLVKEQSGLLFDIFRSYTSAKDTKGAIKALAKYGPEEPQLYPAALSYLTSDAKILDEAGPDELAAVLDRIDKGGLMAPLQVVQTLSKNSVASMGMIKPYLAKRIEAERLDIQENKRVVSQFRTETMARRQEIADLGGKPAVFQATRCGQCGGGLELPVVHFLCKHSFHRRCLRVTGGGEGEDNVGECPICVVDNATIRALKKSQEENSERHELFRADLEGSEDRFKTVAEWFGRGVMGAGGE; via the exons ATGGCGCTAACG TGGCGCTCCTTTGACTTCTTCGAGTcgacccccatcaccccctcgGACCCGACCTCGCGCTCCTTCTTCGACAACCCTTCCCACTTCTCCCAGTCCATCGCCTCTGTCTGCTCCGGGTCGGAATCCTTGTTCCTAGGCGGCTTCGACGGCACGGTGCGGATCATCGGGCCCAACTTCAAAATCTTGAGGGAGTTCACCGCCTACGACAATGGCTCCTCGGTCACGCACATGCGGCAGGTGGAAGGGACGAGTTTGCTGGTTacgattggggaggggggcacGGGGGAGGATCTGGAGCCGGGGcagccggtggtgagggtgtggaGTTTGGATAAGGTTAACAAAAAGGATGGGAACCCCGGGTTGCTGAGTAGTGTCGTCGTGAATAACGGGAAGAGGCCTTTTCCCATTTCGGCGTTTACGGCGACGGATGATCTGACGCAGTTGGCGGTTGGGTTTGCGAatggggcggtggtggtggtgaggggggattTGATTCATGATTTGGGGACGAAGCAGAGGGTGATTTATGAGAGTGATGAGCCGATTACGGGGGTGGAGATgcatgttgatggtggggtggggttgacGACGCTGTTTGTGGCTACGacggcgagggtgttgaaaGTGGTGATCAGTGGGAAGGGGCATGGGCAACCCCCTAAaacggtggaggatgaggggtgTGGGGTGGGTTGTATGGTTGTTGATAAGAGGACGGGGGAGATTgtggtggcgagggaggatgcCGTGTATTATTACAcgctggaggggagggggccgcCGACGGCGTATGAGGGGGCGAAGAAGCTGGTTGCCGTGTATGGGGACTATGTTGCGGTGGTGTCGCCGCCGACGccggcgggggaggcggatacgacgaggaggaggttttgggggggtgcGGCGGATAGTATTTATACTTTTACGTTGATACATCCGGAGCTGAGGATTATTGCGCACAGTGAGACAGTGTTGGCGGATGTGAAGCATATTTTTGCGTTGTGGGGGGATTTGTATATGCTGACGCTGGATGGAAAG ATCTTCCGGTATCATGAAAAGACACTGCAGCAACGGTTGGACATGCTCTATCAGCGCAATCTCTATACCCTTGCCGTGGACCTTGCTCAAAAGTGCGGGATGGACGCTCAGCAACAGAATATCATTTACCGGAAATATGGGGATTACCTTTACCAAAAGGGCAATTACGACGAGGCCATGACACAGTACATCAAAGCCATAGACAGCACAGAGCCATCACAGGTCATCCGAAAGTTCCTCGACACGCAGAGGATACACAACTTGATCGAGTATCTGGAGGAGTTGCATGAGCATCACAGGGCGACATCAGATCACACAACTCTGTTGCTGAACTGTTATGCCAAGCTGAAGGATATTGACAAGCTGGAAAAGTTCATCAAGTCTGAAGGGGATCTCAAGTTTGACCTTGATACAGCTATCTCGATGTGCCGGCAGGGTGGCTACTACGAGCAAGCAGCATATCTTGCCAAGAAGCACGGGGAGCATGATCTCGTGGTGGATATCCTCATCGAGGATTCTCATGCCTACAATGAGGCGCTGGATTTCATCTGGCATCTGGATCCAGAGACAGCACACCCCTGTCTGATGAAGTATGCCCGTGTTCTGATCGAACACTGCCCAACGGATGCTACGCAGCTCTTCATCGACTATCACACCGGCAAGTATAAGCCACGAGTGGATGCCCCCATCACAGCCGAGGCCGCCCCTGTAACGACAAACGGAGGGTTTGCAGCGGGAGCGGCCAATGCCGTTTCCAACCTCAGCAGTTTGCTACCACTGCCGTACATGAACACGGCGGTGCTAGCAAGCAATAACAATGCCAATGCAAAGCCAACAGTGGGCGACATGTCCCTCAAGCAAGAGTCCATCGCCATCAAGTacacccctcccaaaccacgAACGGCCTTTTCATCCTTTATCGACCACCCAGACGAGTTCATCGTCTTTCTCGAAGCCTGCCTCCAAGATGACGCCCTGTCAAAAGAAGACAAGACGGACATTTACACCACCCTGTTTGAGATGTACCTCCACAAATCCAACGAAAAGAAATCCGACGCCCACCGCGAGAAGTgggaggccaaggccaagtCCCTGATCGAAGCCGACAAATCCCTACCAGCAACGCAAGAGAAACCCCAGATTGAAAACTCCAACGTCCTTTTGCTCTCTCACCTTTCCAACTTTAGGGATGGAACCacgttggtgaaggagcagTCGGGTTTGCTGTTTGACATTTTTCGCTCTTATACATCAGCAAAGGACACCAAGGGGGCGATCAAGGCGCTGGCAAAATACGGGCCGGAAGAACCGCAACTCTACCCCGCGGCGTTGTCGTATCTGACGTCTGACGCGAAGATTCTTGACGAAGCAGGGCCGGATGAGCTGGCGGCTGTGCTGGATAGGATTGAtaagggggggttgatggccCCGCTGCAGGTGGTGCAGACACTGTCGAAGAACAGTGTCGCGAGCATGGGGATGATCAAACCCTACCTGGCCAAGAGGATAGAGGCTGAGCGGTTGGACATTCAAGAAAACAAACGGGTGGTCAGCCAGTTCAGGACGGagacgatggcgaggaggcagGAGATTGCTGATCTGGGGGGGAAGCCGGCCGTGTTTCAGGCTACGAGATGTGGGCAgtgtggtggggggttggagttgcCGGTGGTGCACTTTTTGTGCAAGCATAGTTTTCACAGGAGGTGTTTGCGGGTtacggggggaggggagggggaggataatGTGGGGGAGTGTCCGATCTGCGTGGTGGATAATGCGACGATCAgggcgttgaa
- a CDS encoding hypothetical protein (EggNog:ENOG503NWGQ; COG:E), translating into MSPATIRLGTASPSTQASTPETIAQLEQIARRAASKKIDILLLPEAYIGGYPRGTHFGCVIGSRTAEGREEYLRYFQNAVDLGDTVGDGAGAGEAWIKRALPGDAVPGSNETSKEPAANKRGDGTREQLERIARETGVFIVTGLIEKTGGSMYCSVVYVCPKQGIIGKRRKVMPTGTERLVWAQGSPATLRAVSTTIRGVRINLGAAICWENYMPLVRQSLYNQNINLYLAPTADGRDTWLSLMRTVAIEGRCFVISSNMAVPPPTIPQQIPNSHPDSSSAILTEEPDHENSHDDHTPIFSDHHPSPFAPKHHSNRRASCLTEEGFEIALPRSKSPVTPTTTTTTRRATPSPTRTTTSTVNTLSPSSKRRTSVFDKDGNEIVLCCKKPSHVTNSQTQPMVPPAPKLTNSSSGEWVSRGGSSIISPFGEVLSGPQWEDNTGLICTDVDFEDCIRGRLDLDTAGSYSRNDSFEFGVRGLDLSPLPY; encoded by the exons ATGTCGCCCGCTACCATTCGCCTCGGCACAGCTTCTCCCAGCACACAAGCTAGCACTCCCGAAACCATTGCTCAGCTGGAACAGATCGCCCGTCGTGCCGCATCGAAAAAGATTGAcattctcctgctcccggAAGCTTACATTGGAGGATACCCTCGCGGAACGCACTTTGGCTGTGTCATTGGCTCGCGCACAGCCGAGGGCAGAGAAGAATATCTCCGATACTTCCAAAACGCCGTTGACTTGGGTGATaccgttggtgatggagccGGTGCTGGGGAAGCATGGATCAAACGTGCCTTGCCGGGAGATGCTGTCCCCGGGTCGAACGAGACCAGCAAGGAGCCTGCTGCGAACAAACGGGGTGATGGTACCAGGGAACAACTCGAGAGAATTGCTCGTGAAACCGGAGTATTCATTGTCACTGGCCTGATAGAAAAGACCGGAGGGTCCATGTATTGCTCGGTTGTATATGTTTGCCCAAAGCAAGGAATCATCGGCAAGCGCAGAAAGGTCATGCCT ACCGGCACCGAACGCCTGGTATGGGCTCAAGGCTCCCCAGCCACCCTCCGCGCAGTaagcaccaccatccgcgGCGTCCGCATCAACCTCGGCGCAGCCATCTGCTGGGAGAACTACATGCCTTTGGTTCGACAATCCCTCTAcaaccaaaacatcaaccTCTACCTCGCCCCCACCGCTGACGGGAGAGACACCTGGCTATCCCTGATGAGGACAGTAGCCATCGAAGGCCGCTGTTTcgtcatctcctccaacatGGCCGTCCCCCCTCCTACTATCCCTCAACAAATTCCCAACAGCCACCcagactcctcctccgccatcctAACCGAAGAACCCGATCACGAAAACTCCCACGACGACCACACCCCCATCTTCtccgaccaccacccctcccccttcgcaCCCAAACACCACAGCAACCGCCGGGCCTCATGCCTAACAGAAGAAGGTTTTGAAATCGCCCTCCCTCGTTCAAAATCCCCcgtcacccccaccaccaccacaaccacacgccgcgccaccccctcccccacccgcacaaccacctcaacagtaaacaccctctccccctcctccaagcgCAGAACCTCAGTCTTCGACAAAGACGGCAACGAGATTGTGCTCTGCTGCAAAAAGCCTTCCCACGTTACCAactcccaaacccagcctATGGTCCCTCCCGCTCCCAAACTGACAAACTCCAGCAGCGGGGAATGGGTCTCCAGGGGTGGATCAAGCATAATCTCCCCCTTTGGAGAGGTCCTCTCCGGTCCCCAATGGGAGGATAACACCGGCCTCATCTGCACCGACGTCGACTTTGAGGATTGCATCAGGGGACGCCTGGACCTGGACACGGCGGGGAGTTACTCGAGGAATGATTCGTTCGAGTTTGGGGTCAGGGGTTTGGATTTGAGTCCTTTGCCCTATTGA